The Eremothecium gossypii ATCC 10895 chromosome VII, complete sequence nucleotide sequence GCAGGAATTCCACAACCTGGACGACTGTATCATAAAGAATGTCCCCAACCTGTTGATCATCGCCATGACCTGCGTTTCTAACCTCATCAAGCAGTTGAGCAAGGGCCCCTTCTCCAACGGGGCCACGCAAGCTCAAGTCGAGGCTCTGAAGAAGGTCGCCAACAACTACATGATCTACAGAGGCATGATCCAGTACAAGATGCCTCGGGAGGTGTACAACACCCTCATAAACATCGAGGTGGACCTCTGACCGCTCGTCAGACCACGATGCAGTGTGTACCAGACCAGTATTATAGATTAGATCCTACGAACTTTACCTGCTATTTATCCCCGTGCAGATACTTCTGCCTGTACTGACTGTAGTCCGGCTGGTACTCGTACGCGTTCGGACTACTGGATCTCTTCCGTTCGAGTTTCTGCCGACGTCTGGCGATTCGAGCCTGCCGCCTCGCTTCAAAGTCCATGCTAGTGTCGTTTTCGGATTCCGAAGAcgagctcgacgaggcACTCGACGATGCGTGCTCGCACTCACCcccgtcctcgtcgtcaAAGTTCTGCTGCGGGTGGAAAATGCAGCATATCTTTGTCTTCTTCTTATTCATATGCTCGTTATCTACCACATTCTCATCCCATCTGACTTTCGACTTCTGCTCTTTCTTGGCTAACTTTGGCACCTGTTCCGTTTGATTTGCCCGGAGCTGAAGGATCTGCGATGTCTCCGAAACAGTTACAGTGTGTGACCTGTTAGCAAGTGACTCCTGGTTGTTGCTTGACATCGGAACAGCTCTTCCCACTTCCAGACCAATCTAATAGTCTTAACGTTGTTTGCTCCTGATTGTGTACCGCTTACATACCTTCCAGCTATTATACAGAATAACCCCTTCGTAACTGGTGATATCAGCTTGTATGGGTGGCAAATTCAAGGGCCTTTTGGCGTATTATGGTTTACAACAGCCATAATCTGAACAGCGGTTACAGAGAACTGATCAGATACACTAGCCCTTATTCGACGTGATGGATAGATTACAGAGACTAATGATGAGCCAAAGGTCGAATATGATcggcgcggcggcgacaGAAATGCCGTTGGATGATACCAAGGAGACGGTGTATATCTCTTCTTTGGCTCTTTTAAAGATGCTGAAACACAGCAGGGCGGGCGTGCCCATGGAGGTGATGGGGCTGATGCTGGGGGACTTTGTGGATGAGTACACGGTCAATGTGGTGGACGTGTTTGCCATGCCGCAGTCCGGAACAGGCGTGTCGGTGGAGGCCGTGGACGATGTTTTCCAGGCGAAGATGATGGACATGTTAAAGCAGACTGGCAGGGACCAGATGGTAGTTGGCTGGTACCACTCGCACCCGGGTTTTGGGTGCTGGCTGTCATCGGTGGACGTGGACACACAGCGGTCGTTTGAGCAGTTGAATAGCCGGGCCGTGGCGGTAGTGGTTGACCCAATACAGTCCGTGAAGGGTAAGGTGGTTATTGATGCATTCAGGCTGATCAGCCCCGCGACTGTTGTGCGGAACCAGGAGCCCAGACAGACGACCTCGAACGTCGGTCTGCTAAATAAGCCCAACATCCAGTCGCTCA carries:
- the RPN11 gene encoding proteasome regulatory particle lid subunit RPN11 (Syntenic homolog of Saccharomyces cerevisiae YFR004W (RPN11)) — its product is MDRLQRLMMSQRSNMIGAAATEMPLDDTKETVYISSLALLKMLKHSRAGVPMEVMGLMLGDFVDEYTVNVVDVFAMPQSGTGVSVEAVDDVFQAKMMDMLKQTGRDQMVVGWYHSHPGFGCWLSSVDVDTQRSFEQLNSRAVAVVVDPIQSVKGKVVIDAFRLISPATVVRNQEPRQTTSNVGLLNKPNIQSLIHGLNRHYYSLNIDYHKTSAELNMLMNLHKEQWQSGLKMHDYKEKERINLEATKKSVRIAEQYTKRIEEEKELTEDELKTRYVGKQDPKKHLSETAERVLEENIVSVLTAGVNSVAIK
- the YPI1 gene encoding type 1 protein phosphatase-activating protein YPI1 (Syntenic homolog of Saccharomyces cerevisiae YFR003C (YPI1)), whose protein sequence is MSSNNQESLANRSHTVTVSETSQILQLRANQTEQVPKLAKKEQKSKVRWDENVVDNEHMNKKKTKICCIFHPQQNFDDEDGGECEHASSSASSSSSSESENDTSMDFEARRQARIARRRQKLERKRSSSPNAYEYQPDYSQYRQKYLHGDK